In Nostoc sp. CENA543, a single genomic region encodes these proteins:
- a CDS encoding carbohydrate ABC transporter permease: MSNSNQNLKSADFFSLAGLILGAVVVLSPLFVVFLTSFVPPGSNIEILPKNNWSLGNYQDAWHRGKFLLAFANSTLVAIAVTAFQIVTSALAGYALARLKFRGRQALLLVVLATLVIPFQLLVIPIFLVLKWGHLINTYGALILPTAVNGFGIFLLRQYFQTIPVELEEAATIDGANRLQILWQVMLPLARPALVTLFLFTFIAEWNDLFKPLVFTTRPELRTVQLALAEFQEQFTNNWPLMMAAVTIATVPVMVLFLIGQRQFIRGIATTGIKN, translated from the coding sequence ATGTCTAACTCCAACCAGAATCTAAAATCTGCCGATTTTTTCAGCCTAGCAGGATTAATACTAGGGGCAGTCGTTGTGCTGTCACCACTATTTGTGGTTTTTCTGACATCTTTTGTACCTCCAGGGTCAAACATAGAAATTTTGCCTAAAAATAATTGGTCTTTAGGCAATTATCAGGATGCTTGGCACAGAGGTAAGTTTTTATTAGCATTTGCTAATTCTACCTTGGTGGCGATCGCGGTGACGGCATTTCAGATTGTGACTTCGGCTTTAGCCGGTTATGCGTTGGCTAGGCTGAAATTTCGCGGCAGACAAGCACTGTTGTTAGTTGTTTTAGCTACTTTGGTGATTCCGTTTCAATTGTTGGTGATTCCTATTTTCTTGGTGTTGAAGTGGGGACACCTAATCAATACATACGGAGCTTTAATTTTACCCACTGCGGTCAACGGTTTTGGAATTTTTCTCTTACGTCAATATTTCCAAACAATTCCTGTGGAATTGGAAGAAGCTGCAACTATCGATGGGGCAAACAGACTACAAATTCTGTGGCAAGTCATGTTACCCTTAGCCCGTCCGGCTTTAGTAACACTATTTTTATTTACATTTATCGCGGAGTGGAACGATTTATTTAAGCCGCTAGTATTTACCACTAGACCAGAATTAAGAACAGTGCAGTTAGCGTTGGCTGAGTTTCAAGAGCAGTTTACCAATAATTGGCCTTTGATGATGGCGGCAGTAACCATTGCTACTGTACCTGTCATGGTGCTGTTTCTCATCGGTCAGCGTCAGTTCATTAGAGGTATTGCTACCACAGGGATTAAAAATTAA
- a CDS encoding aldehyde oxygenase (deformylating) — protein MQQVAADLEIDFHSEKYKDAYSRINAIVIEGEQEAHENYITLAELLPEHKDELIRLSKMESRHKKGFEACGRNLEVTPDLEFAKEFFAGLHGNFQLAAAEGKVVTCLLIQSLIIECFAIAAYNIYIPVADDFARKITEGVVKDEYSHLNFGEVWLKEHFTESKAELEAANRQNLPLVWQMLNQVAADAAVLAMEKDALVEDFMIQYGEALSNIGFTTRDIMRLSAYGLATV, from the coding sequence ATGCAGCAGGTTGCAGCCGATTTAGAAATTGATTTCCACAGCGAAAAATACAAAGATGCCTATAGCCGCATTAATGCGATCGTGATTGAGGGTGAACAAGAAGCTCATGAAAATTACATCACACTAGCTGAACTGCTGCCAGAACATAAAGATGAATTGATTCGTCTCTCCAAAATGGAAAGTCGTCACAAGAAGGGATTTGAAGCTTGTGGACGCAATCTGGAAGTTACACCAGATTTAGAGTTTGCTAAGGAATTTTTTGCTGGGTTACACGGTAATTTTCAATTAGCGGCTGCCGAAGGTAAAGTGGTGACTTGCCTTTTGATTCAATCTTTAATCATCGAATGTTTTGCGATCGCTGCATATAACATCTACATCCCTGTAGCTGATGATTTTGCTCGTAAAATTACTGAAGGCGTAGTTAAAGATGAATACAGTCATCTTAACTTTGGGGAAGTTTGGCTCAAAGAACATTTTACAGAATCCAAAGCAGAATTAGAAGCGGCTAACCGTCAAAATCTGCCTTTAGTTTGGCAAATGCTCAACCAAGTTGCAGCAGATGCAGCAGTTCTGGCAATGGAAAAAGATGCCTTAGTCGAAGATTTCATGATTCAGTACGGAGAAGCTTTAAGCAATATCGGCTTCACCACCAGAGACATCATGCGTCTGTCAGCTTACGGACTAGCAACTGTTTAA
- a CDS encoding long-chain acyl-[acyl-carrier-protein] reductase, whose amino-acid sequence MFGLIGHLTSLEHAQAVARELGYPEYADQGLDFWCSAPPQIVDHIKVTSVTGEIIEGKYVESCFLPEMLANRRIKAATRKILNAMAHAQKHGIDITALGGFSSIIFENFNLEQFQQVRNIKLEFERFTTGNTHTAYIICRQVEAASQQIGIDLSQATVAICGATGDIGSAVTRWLDAKTDVKELLLIARNQERLQELQTELGRGKIMALDEALPQADIVVWVASMPKGVEIDPTTLKQPCLLIDGGYPKNLATKVQHPGVYVLNGGIVEHSLDIDWKIMKIVNMDVPARQLFACFAESMLLEFEKLYTNFSWGRNQITVDKMEQIGRASVKHGFRPLLV is encoded by the coding sequence ATGTTTGGTCTAATTGGACATCTGACAAGTTTAGAACACGCTCAAGCGGTAGCCAGGGAATTGGGATACCCAGAATATGCCGACCAAGGGCTAGATTTTTGGTGTAGCGCACCACCGCAAATAGTTGATCACATTAAAGTTACAAGTGTTACTGGCGAGATTATTGAAGGTAAGTATGTAGAGTCTTGCTTCTTACCGGAAATGTTAGCAAATCGCCGGATTAAAGCTGCAACGCGCAAAATCCTGAACGCAATGGCTCATGCTCAAAAGCATGGCATTGATATTACGGCTTTGGGTGGGTTTTCCTCAATTATTTTTGAAAACTTTAACTTAGAGCAGTTTCAGCAAGTTCGTAACATTAAGCTAGAGTTTGAACGCTTTACTACAGGTAATACTCATACAGCTTACATTATCTGCCGCCAAGTAGAAGCAGCATCACAGCAAATAGGCATTGACCTTTCCCAAGCTACAGTAGCCATCTGTGGAGCGACTGGTGATATTGGTTCTGCGGTGACTCGTTGGCTAGATGCCAAAACCGATGTCAAAGAACTTCTGCTCATTGCTCGTAACCAAGAGCGTCTCCAGGAATTACAAACCGAACTGGGGCGAGGCAAAATCATGGCGTTGGATGAAGCCCTACCCCAAGCTGATATTGTAGTGTGGGTAGCTAGTATGCCCAAAGGCGTGGAAATTGATCCCACAACTTTAAAACAACCTTGTTTATTGATTGATGGTGGCTATCCCAAAAACTTAGCTACAAAAGTGCAGCATCCAGGCGTGTATGTATTGAATGGTGGCATTGTGGAACATTCTTTAGATATTGACTGGAAGATTATGAAAATCGTCAATATGGATGTGCCAGCACGCCAGTTATTTGCCTGTTTTGCGGAATCGATGCTATTGGAATTTGAGAAGTTATACACGAACTTTTCTTGGGGGCGTAATCAGATTACCGTAGACAAAATGGAGCAGATTGGTCGAGCTTCAGTCAAACATGGGTTTAGACCACTGCTGGTTTAA
- a CDS encoding acetyl-CoA carboxylase carboxyltransferase subunit alpha — protein MATTERKPLLLDFEKPLAELANRIDQIRQLAEENGVDVSGEIRKLETRAMQLREEIFSTLSPAQRLQVARHPRRPSTLDYIQAISDEWMELHGDRSGSDDPALIGGVARLGGQPVVMLGHQKGRDTKDNIARNFGMATPGGYRKAMRLMEHANKFGMPILTFIDTPGALPTVIAERQGAGEAIAYNLREMFSLDVPIICTVIGEGGSGGALGIGVGDRLLMFEHAVYTVATPEACAAILWKDASKAPQAAVALKIVSHDLKNLGIIDQILPEPIGGAHTEPLQAANTLKQALLDNLEELNRLTSQERRQLRYEKFRKIGVFSEVAH, from the coding sequence ATGGCTACTACTGAGCGTAAACCTTTACTGTTGGATTTTGAAAAGCCTTTAGCAGAACTGGCAAACCGAATTGACCAAATTCGTCAGCTAGCTGAGGAAAATGGTGTGGATGTTTCTGGGGAAATTCGCAAGCTAGAAACACGCGCTATGCAACTGCGAGAGGAGATTTTTAGTACCTTATCCCCAGCGCAGCGTCTGCAAGTTGCTCGTCACCCCCGCCGCCCTAGTACCCTAGATTATATTCAGGCGATTAGTGATGAATGGATGGAATTACATGGCGATCGCTCTGGGAGTGATGATCCAGCTTTAATTGGTGGTGTGGCTCGTTTAGGTGGGCAACCTGTGGTGATGCTGGGTCATCAAAAGGGACGCGATACTAAGGATAATATTGCGCGTAATTTCGGGATGGCTACCCCTGGCGGTTATCGCAAAGCAATGCGCCTGATGGAACACGCCAATAAGTTTGGTATGCCAATTTTGACATTTATCGATACGCCAGGAGCTTTACCTACAGTGATCGCTGAACGTCAAGGCGCAGGGGAAGCGATCGCCTATAATCTGCGGGAAATGTTCTCTTTAGATGTACCCATTATCTGTACAGTCATCGGTGAAGGTGGTTCTGGTGGTGCTTTGGGTATTGGTGTGGGCGATCGCCTGTTAATGTTTGAACACGCTGTTTACACCGTGGCTACCCCCGAAGCCTGCGCCGCCATTCTCTGGAAGGACGCTAGTAAAGCTCCCCAAGCTGCCGTCGCTTTAAAAATTGTCTCCCACGACTTGAAAAATTTGGGCATTATTGACCAAATTCTCCCTGAACCCATTGGGGGCGCACACACCGAGCCTCTACAAGCCGCTAACACCCTCAAACAAGCTCTACTGGATAATTTAGAAGAGTTAAACCGTTTAACATCCCAAGAAAGAAGGCAACTGCGTTATGAGAAATTCCGCAAAATCGGTGTTTTTTCCGAAGTTGCTCATTAA
- a CDS encoding SDR family oxidoreductase has product MILEQKRRALITGASSGIGKATALAFMKAGIDVALVSRSLDKLEAVAAAKPESGVIAKAYALDLAEVSQVKAKIEAIALDFGDIDILVNNAGMGYTASLSETPLADWQKVIDLNLTSVLQCIQGILPGMRVRGTGTIINIASIAAKQTFPNWGAYCVSKFGLLALSQTLAQEERAHGIRVTTICPGSVNTEIWDTETVHADFDRSQMLTPEVVAESILHTALLPPQAVIDELILMPSAGAL; this is encoded by the coding sequence ATGATTTTGGAGCAGAAAAGACGCGCTTTAATTACTGGAGCTAGCAGTGGAATTGGCAAAGCGACGGCACTAGCTTTTATGAAAGCAGGTATAGATGTGGCTTTAGTCAGCCGTTCTCTGGATAAATTGGAAGCTGTAGCCGCAGCCAAGCCAGAATCTGGAGTGATAGCCAAAGCCTACGCCCTAGACCTAGCAGAAGTATCGCAAGTAAAAGCAAAAATAGAGGCGATCGCCCTCGATTTTGGCGACATAGATATTTTGGTCAACAATGCGGGGATGGGTTACACAGCCAGCTTAAGTGAAACCCCCCTTGCAGATTGGCAAAAAGTGATTGACCTGAATCTGACTAGCGTCTTGCAGTGCATTCAAGGAATTCTGCCAGGAATGCGAGTTCGAGGTACAGGGACAATCATCAATATCGCCTCCATAGCCGCCAAACAAACCTTTCCTAACTGGGGTGCATATTGTGTCAGTAAATTTGGCTTACTGGCTCTCTCGCAAACGCTAGCACAGGAAGAACGCGCCCACGGGATTCGTGTCACCACCATTTGTCCTGGTTCTGTCAACACCGAAATCTGGGATACAGAAACCGTTCATGCTGATTTCGACCGTTCCCAAATGCTCACCCCAGAAGTTGTGGCTGAGTCGATTCTGCACACTGCCTTGTTACCACCACAAGCAGTCATCGATGAATTGATTCTTATGCCCAGTGCTGGCGCACTCTAA